A region from the Oceanidesulfovibrio marinus genome encodes:
- a CDS encoding ABC transporter substrate-binding protein: MLFKKILITCMLCLLTAGTVDSADIQPIKIGGLFAESGKVAFVGTASRLVAEMTLKEINDNGGILGRPVKMVVYDTESDPNVALRMARELVEKDDVLAIIGPTSTGSGMAIKKYTEEQGIPTIMTVGGDPVIAGGKFGPYTWTFKVPQRSSVAVRKIYQYLQSKGVSSVALLTATDGFGQDGLRHLKSLAGEYGMTVTAEETMDPQAMDFSAQAFKLSMAQPQAVIIWTIGPAGAVATKNFSNLPGEKPLLVQCHGQPGPKFLELAGQAAEGVVMPGTKIMAPGYLADDDPQKPVILKFIDDYTAQGYDKEFPLNTHSGYAFDAITLLKAGLEKAGTPERAALRDSLEQLQGVVGVSGVFSLTPEDHNGLGTDSMMVLEVKDGAYRPAE; encoded by the coding sequence ATGCTGTTCAAGAAAATACTCATCACCTGCATGCTATGCCTGCTCACCGCGGGCACCGTAGATTCTGCGGATATTCAACCTATCAAGATCGGTGGCCTTTTTGCAGAATCCGGCAAGGTCGCCTTTGTCGGCACAGCCAGCCGGCTCGTCGCCGAGATGACGCTCAAGGAAATCAACGACAACGGCGGCATCCTCGGCCGGCCCGTCAAGATGGTGGTCTACGACACCGAGTCCGATCCCAACGTGGCGCTGCGCATGGCGCGCGAGCTGGTGGAAAAAGACGACGTGCTCGCCATTATCGGCCCTACCTCCACCGGGTCCGGCATGGCCATCAAGAAATATACGGAAGAGCAGGGCATCCCCACCATCATGACCGTGGGCGGCGACCCGGTTATCGCCGGCGGCAAGTTCGGCCCGTACACGTGGACCTTCAAGGTGCCGCAGCGTTCCTCCGTAGCGGTCCGCAAGATCTACCAGTACCTCCAGTCCAAGGGCGTCAGCTCCGTCGCGTTGCTGACCGCCACTGACGGCTTCGGCCAGGACGGCCTGCGCCATCTCAAGTCCCTGGCCGGCGAGTACGGCATGACCGTGACGGCCGAAGAGACCATGGACCCGCAGGCCATGGACTTTTCCGCCCAGGCCTTCAAGCTTTCCATGGCCCAGCCCCAGGCCGTGATCATCTGGACCATCGGCCCGGCAGGCGCCGTGGCCACCAAGAACTTCTCCAACCTGCCCGGCGAGAAACCGCTGCTGGTGCAGTGCCACGGCCAGCCCGGTCCCAAGTTCCTGGAGCTTGCCGGCCAGGCCGCCGAAGGCGTGGTCATGCCCGGCACCAAGATCATGGCACCCGGCTACCTTGCTGACGACGATCCGCAGAAGCCCGTCATCCTGAAGTTTATCGACGACTACACCGCCCAGGGCTACGACAAGGAGTTCCCGCTGAACACGCACTCCGGCTACGCCTTTGACGCCATCACGCTGCTCAAGGCTGGCCTGGAGAAGGCTGGCACGCCTGAGCGCGCGGCCCTGCGCGATTCGCTGGAGCAGCTCCAGGGCGTTGTGGGCGTCTCCGGCGTCTTCTCCCTGACCCCCGAAGACCACAACGGTCTGGGCACCGATTCCATGATGGTGCTTGAAGTAAAGGACGGCGCCTACCGCCCCGCCGAGTAG
- a CDS encoding branched-chain amino acid ABC transporter permease, with protein MPELDMTQTARLPNPDALSREAAPAAAFFVPLAVLGLLLPSYSLLAVNQHLLLAVNVLALNFCLGLGGQASLAQGAFCGMGAYLSTLTVSAWPEGAAILLPIIVAVVFVTGALISYPMEALGEGFLAMATLGISLIFTNVVHSLPELTGGGEGMVLHEPIALPIIGALQGDRLHYFLLLALLAVGVYLYVCMRGSRLGRALMACREDSLAAAACGVSRPRVRAMAFGLGAALSAVAGALYAHYAGFISPNQFDLHLSLKALLFLVIGGPGRLYPPLLAVLLLETALSEAQILGEARTLAHGLLLAAALLFDPERRLPGLESLVPRTLRRRIS; from the coding sequence GTGCCTGAGCTCGACATGACGCAGACGGCGCGCCTGCCCAACCCGGACGCCCTTTCCAGAGAGGCGGCCCCGGCCGCCGCATTCTTCGTCCCCCTGGCGGTGCTGGGCCTGCTGCTGCCGTCCTACTCCCTGCTGGCCGTGAACCAGCACCTCCTGCTGGCGGTCAATGTGCTGGCGCTCAACTTCTGCCTGGGCTTGGGCGGCCAGGCGTCCCTGGCGCAGGGCGCATTCTGCGGCATGGGTGCCTACCTCTCCACCCTCACCGTAAGCGCCTGGCCCGAGGGCGCAGCGATCCTTCTGCCCATCATCGTAGCCGTGGTCTTCGTGACCGGCGCGCTCATCTCCTACCCTATGGAGGCCTTGGGCGAGGGCTTTCTGGCCATGGCCACCCTCGGCATCAGCCTGATCTTCACCAATGTGGTGCACAGCCTGCCGGAGCTTACCGGCGGCGGCGAGGGCATGGTGCTCCACGAGCCCATCGCGCTGCCCATTATCGGCGCGCTGCAGGGAGACCGGTTGCACTACTTCCTGCTGCTGGCCCTGCTGGCTGTAGGCGTCTATCTCTATGTTTGCATGCGCGGCAGCCGACTGGGCCGCGCTTTGATGGCCTGCCGCGAGGATTCTCTGGCCGCCGCGGCCTGCGGCGTGAGCCGTCCGCGCGTTCGGGCCATGGCCTTCGGGCTGGGCGCCGCGCTCTCGGCCGTGGCCGGTGCGCTGTACGCCCACTATGCCGGCTTCATCAGCCCCAACCAGTTCGACCTGCACCTCTCGCTCAAGGCGCTGCTCTTCCTGGTCATCGGCGGCCCGGGCAGGCTGTACCCGCCGCTCCTCGCCGTGCTTCTGCTGGAGACGGCCCTGTCCGAGGCGCAGATTCTGGGTGAGGCGCGGACCCTGGCCCACGGCCTGCTACTGGCCGCCGCCCTGCTTTTCGATCCGGAACGCCGCCTGCCCGGACTGGAGTCCCTTGTTCCCCGGACCCTGCGGCGCAGGATCTCCTGA